A window of Methanocaldococcus vulcanius M7 genomic DNA:
GTTGATTATGGAATGAAACTTGCCAATTTTGAAGATTCAACAGTAGAAACTCTAAAAAATATCTTACCAAAAACTGCCACGATTTCAAACCCACTTGATATAATTGGAGATGCCACACCTGAAAGATATAAAAAAGTAGTGGACGTTCTTTCAAAGGATAAGAATGTGAAAGGACTTCTGGTTATTTTAACACCTCAAGAGATGACAAAACCGTTAGAAGTAGCAAAATCAATAATAGAGGTTAAAACTACCCATGAAGATCTAAAACTTAAACCGTTAATTACATCATTTGTTGGTGGGGTCTCAGTAAAAGGAGCAAAAAGTTATTTAAGAAAGAATGGAATTCCCTCTTACATAACCCCTGAAAATGGAATAAAAGCACTTTCTTATCTATATAAATATTCCCTATTGAAAGTTAAAGAGGAATACGACGAGTACGTTCAAAAAGTTAGAGAAGAATTTTCAAAAATAAAAAAAGAAAACGAAGAAACTATTAAAAAATTGTTATCAAACCCTAACGAGTATAATGTAAAAAGTGTTTTAAAAATATATGGATTTCCAGTTCCAGAAGGATACTTAGTCAAAAGTGAAGATGAAGCAGAGCTCTACTGTAAAAAATTGGGAAAATGTGTTATGAAGATCGTCTCACCACAGATATTGCACAAAACAGATGCTAAAGGAGTTATTATAAAACCAGAAAATCCAAGGGAGGCATTTAGAACTTTAATTGAAAATGCAAAACGTTATGCTGAAGAGAAGGGCATTAAGGACTTAAAGATCGATGGGGTTTTAGTTGAGGAATATATAGAAAAAGAGAAAATGGAAATTATCATAGGATCTAAAAGAGATAAAATATTTGGATCTGTTGTTATGGTAGGATTAGGGGGAGTTTTTGTAGAAGTTCTAAAGGATGTAAGTTTTGGAATATCCCCAATAACGAGGGATTTTGCATATGAGATGCTAAAAAGTTTAAAATCATATAAAGTTTTAGAAGGAGTCAGAGGAAGGCCAAGAAAAGACATTGAGTTTGTGGTTGACTGTTTAATAAAAATAGGCGTGTTTATGGATATTCATGAAGAGATAAAAGAGATGGATCTAAATCCTGTTTTCGTATTTAATGACGGAGAGGGAGGATGTATAGGAGATGCTAAGATAATATTGGAATAACAAAACTAAACGATTTAAAATAAGTAAAAAAATAAGTAAAAATAATGAAATAAATAAAAAATGATATGATTAATGTAGTTTCTTTAATGCATCCTCAGCAGCAAGAGAAAGCGGCTCATTAACCATTGAGACGGGAGGAGCGTAGCAGAACTCCATATTTGCAATTTCCTCAGCATTAACTTTTTTAAATATTGCTATTGACATTGCATCTATTCTTTCAGCAACTCTTTCTCCACCTACAATTTGACATCCAAAGACAGTTCCATTCTCGCTGAATATCATTTTTATCTCGATTTCTTTTCCACCCGGATAGTATCTTGCCCTTGTAAGACCTTTAGCTCTCCCTATAACAATCGGAATCCTCTTTAAATTTGCAGAGAAAGCGGTTAAACCTGTTCCACCTATTTCCAACTCTCCTATCTTGCTAACTGCTGAATTTAATACTGGGTAGAATTTTGCATCTATTCCAGCGATATTCTTACCTGCAACTTTTCCCTGTCTTACAGCAGTTGTTCCGAAAGGAGATAATGTTTTTTCTCCAGTTATAAAGTCAACAACCTCAACACAATCCCCAACAGCGTATATATTTGGAATGGATGTTTGCATCTTTTCATTAACCTCTATTGCAAATTTTCCAATTTTACAGCCGGCTTTTTTAGCTAACTCAATATTTGGCCTTACACCAGTTGCCATAATGACCATATCTGCCTCATAAACTTGATCTCCTACACAGACCGCTTCTACTTTTTCTTCTCCAATGATTTTTTCCAAAGGTTTGGACAATATAATTTTAATTCCTTCTTTTTCTAAGTATTTTTGAACCCTCTCAGCCATATCAGGATCTAAAAATCTTGGCAACACCTGCGGAGCCATCTCTACTACTAAAACATCCAAACCTCTACATTTTAAACCATAAGCCATTTCCAAACCAATAGCTCCTGCTCCAACAACTACTGCCTTATTACACTTCTCTTCTTCAATATATTTTAATATATTTCTTCCATCTTCTATACTTCTAACTTTAAAAACTCCTTTTAGGTCTTTTCCCTCAATTGGAGGAATGAAGGGCTCTGCTCCCGTTGCCAAAACTAAATAATCATAATCCATCCCAAACTCATTTCCATTCTTATCTATGCACTTTATTTTGTTATTCTTTGAATCAACATCTACAACAGCAGTTTCAGTAATTATATCAATATTTCTCTCTTTTTTATAATCCGCTGGTGTGTGCATAACTATATCATCAAAACTCTTTATTGTTCCTTCAATAACGTAAGGAATTGCACATGGAGAATAAGCTATCTCTCTTTCTTTTGTTATCACTACTATTTCAATATCTTTATTATACTTTCTAATCGTTGATGCGGTGGTTAATCCGGCTGCTCCACTTCCAATTATCACAACTCTCATATCTTCACCATTCTTAGTTTTAAACTTCAAATTGTTTTCGTTAACCAGTTTTATTTATTTTTTATGTTTTTTAGTTATAGATCTTTTCTATATTTTTTTAAAATTTGGAGTGTATATTTTTTAAAATTGCTATTGCGTTAAATGTTTTTGAAGTATATATGCTTAATGCTTGACTCTTTTTATTTTAAATTGTCTTCATTTTTATCATATTGTATTAAATTTTAAAAGTATTCAAGTCATTTTTAATAATAATATGATGAAAAAGTTTAAATAGTATTACAAACATTTAGTATGATGTTAATTAAAATAAATAATACCCACCTAAAAATAAGAACAATTCAAATATACAGATAAATAAAAGAGAGTGAAACGATGCACATACCAGATGGCTACCTTGGGCCAATAACATGTGCCTTCTTCTACTTGATAATGATACCAATTTGGTATAAAGGGATTAAAGAGTTAAAAAAATTAGATCCAAGAAAACTACCACTATTAGGTGTGTTAACTGCATTTGCATTTTTGGTTATGATGTTCAACCTACCAGTTCCTGATGGGACAACTGCTCACATGGTTGGTGGAACATTAATTGCAATCTTAATGGACAACCCATGGGTTGCAACGATAGCAATCTCAATAGTGTTGGTTATTCAGGCAATATTCTTCGGAGATGGAGGAATTACTTGTATTGGAGCCAACTGTTTCAATATGGGAGTTGTTTTGCCGTTTGTAGGTTATTATGTTTACAAGTTCTTAAGAGATAAGGTTGGAGAGGTTATTGCAAGTGGTATCGGGGCTTATGTTGGAATTGTTACCGCAGCAATCTGTGCAGGGTTTGAATTTGGATTACAGCCATTTATAGAACCAGGATACTGTCCTTACCCATTTACCGTCTCAGTTCCGGCCATGGCTATTGCTCATTTACTAACGGCAGGTCCTGCAGCAGCGGTAGTAACTGCAATAGTTGTATGGTATGTCAGAAAAGTTAGACCAGATCTATTTACATCAAAAGAACAGCAAGTTAGTGGGGTGAATGCATGAATTGGCAAGATCCTCTTGTTAAAAAGTTCCTATATGTGATTATTGCAATGATCATCTTATGTCCTCTCGGTATTTTGCTTGTTTGGAATTATGGGGATGCTTGGGGAGAATGGGATCCTCAGGAATTGGCGGAAAAAGTAGGAGAAAGTAAAGTCAGTGGAATGCTCCACTTAGCAGATATTTGGAATCATGCTTTACTTCCTGATTACGATGTCCCTGGATGGGACGATCCATTCCACGCTTCAATTGGATATATAATCTCTGCAATTGTTGGAGTTATACTCTGTGTTGGAGCATACTATGCCCTTATAAAGTTTGTAAATCCGAGAGCTACAACAGGATAATCTTTCAATAATTTTCCCAATTTTTGTTTTTTAACTCCCATTTTTAATTTAATTTTTAATTTAAATGTTGAAAAAAGGAAAAGAGATTAAAAAGAGGATGGGAAAATTTGATGGAGATGAATAACAGATTAAAATGATGTAATTAATTAAAATGATATAAAAAATGTAAAAGATTAAAGATTAATATTAAATGATGTTATTTTATATGTTGATCTTATATAGTTGTTATTTTTGCCAGTAAATTTAAACGATTTGATTCATATTATTTTATTAATAAAATTGGGTTGTTTTTTATCTTAAAACTTAAAAACCTACAAAAATGCTTACATATGAAAAACATGCAAACAAATAATATTTAAAATTTAATTAAAAAGTTCTAAGCGTTAAAACATGGATTTGGAGAGATTATGGACAACAAACTGTTTGATAAAACAATAGAACATGTAATAAAGTATCTGAATGAAAGCATATTTTTCGAAAAATATACTAAGAGTGAGGGTCTTTTGCAGAGTTTAGAGAGTAGAGTAAAGATCATATCCCTTGTTATTTTTATAGTTGGGAGTGTTTTATCTAAACATATTCTAACCCTGCTGATCTTCAATGCTATTGCACTACTTCTTGCATACCTTTCTAATATTCCAATGTATCAATATTTGAAAAGAGTTTATGTCTTCATTCCGATCTTTGCAGGGCTTATTGCAATTCCTGTAATGTTTAACATCATGACTCCTGGAAAAGATCTCATTGTTTTGTTAAACAATCCTCACATATCTATAACTTATGAAGGTGTTAAATATGCAATAACCTTCACCCTCAGAGTAGCAACCTGTGTATCCTTTGCTGTGCTAATTCCAATAACAACTCAGTGGAATAAAGTTACCTCAGCAATGCATAAGTTGGGAATCCCAGAGGTCGTGATCACAATCACAAATCTTGCATATCGATACATATTCCTACTATTAAATTTCATCTTAGATATGATGTATTCACGAAAATCACGAGCAATAAAAAAGCTTGGAATGGTAGAAAGTTGGAAAGAAGCAGGAAAAGCTATCGGTGCTTTATTTATAAAAACGTATCAAATGGGAGAAGAAACATACTACGCAATGCTTTCAAGAGGGTATACGGGAGAAATAAAACACATATATATGGAAAAGATCACGTCAAAGGATATTTTGTTTTTAGCATCCTCCATAATAATCACAATACTATTAGTATTATTTGATAGAGGGGTAGTATGAAAGAGATCTATAAGGTTGTTGATGTATCCTACAAATATCCAAACGGATCAACTGCACTGGAAAACGTAAATTTAAACATATATAAAAATGAAATTGTGGCTATTTTAGGGCCAAATGGAGCAGGAAAAACCACTTTACTAAAAATCATGAATGGATTAGTGTTTCCAAGTAGTGGAGAGATTTACTTCGAAGGGAAAAAACTAACTGACGAGATATTAAGAAATAAAGAATTAATGAAAGAATTTAGAAGAAAAGTTGGATTTGTTTTTCAAAATCCTGATGTGATGTTATTCAACCCAACTGTCTGGGAAGAAGTTGCTTTCTCCCCTCTCCATCTCTACTCAAAAGAAAAAGCAATAGAAAAAACAGACGAAACACTAAAAAATATGAAGATCTATCATCTGAAAGATCGACATCCCTACAATCTAAGCGGAGGAGAGAAAAAGAAGGTGTCAATATCTTGTATCCTCTCAGTAGAGCCAGATGTTATTTTAATGGATGAGCCAACCTCTGCATTAGATCCAAAAAGCAGATTAGAGGTTATGGATCTAATAAGATCATTTAAAGATAGTGGAAAAACCGTTGTTATCGTAACCCATGACCTAAATTTGGCATGCTTAGCAGATCGTTGTTATGTATTAAATAAAAAAGTAATATTTGATGGAAAAGTTAAAGATCTTTTCTCTTTAAATTTAGATGAACTAAATTTAGATGTTCCAGATGTGTCTAAATTATTCTTAAAACTTAAAGAGATGGGCTATGATGTTGATATTCCTACAACCATAGATGAAGCAGTAGATCATCTCTCAAAGATTCTGCCCCAAAAAACAAAAAATAAATAAAATTACCTAAAAAATATTAAAATATTTATAAAATCCATAAAAATATTTATGAGAGGGATGTTAACGTGATCTTCATAACAGGAACTGATACAAACGTTGGAAAAACCTACGTCTCTTCAATATTAGCCAAAGAGTTAAGTAAAAAGGTTAAAGTTGGATATTTAAAACCAATCGAAACAGGAGGTAGAGAAGATACGTTAACTTTGAAAAAAATGTTAAAAAACGATGATGACTTAGATCTAATGAATCCAATTAACTTAAAACTTCCTCTCTCTCCAAATATTGCCTTTGATGTTGAAAACTATCAGCTAACGTTAGATGAAATAAAAAGAAAAATACTACAATCATACAACATATTAAAGAGAAAATATGAGTTTTTAATTGTTGAAGGTGCTGGAGGAGTTTGTGTTCCTATAAAAGACAACTTTTTAATGAGTGATTTAATAAAACTTTTAAATTTAGATGCAGTTATTGTCTCAAGGCCAAATTTAGGAACTATAAATCACACCCTCCTTACTATTGAACATCTAAGGAATAAAGGGATAAATATTAGAGGAGTTATCATCAACTGCATGACAGATCTTAACGAAGTTCTACACTACGAAAAAACTTTCGAAACCATTGAAAAATTTGGAAACGTGGAAATAATCGGCATTGTGAAAAATAATGGAGATTACGATATTAACTTTAAAAAGATCTTAAAATAAAAATTTAAAATTTATAAAAATTAAAAATAATAAAAATAGAGAAATGTCTATTATTACGTGTGAAGATAAAGGATATAATATATTAAGATACGAACAAAAAACTCTATAAAAACTTAAAAATTCAACTAATTGTATAAAAAACTACACATCAAAATTCATCATTGTTTTAGCGATTCCCATTTTCATAACCTTTAACTTAAAAAGATCTGTCCAATATTCTTTAAATTTTTTCATAGAGTATGGCTCATAAATATAATCCACATCCACATTAGCTTCAACCAATATTAACCCATCTGGAGGAAACGTAGGAACACCCTCCTTATGATCCTCTCGTAATAGTTTCTCAATCCAATTAACTGGCCTCTCTCCTCTACCTACAAGATCCAAAGCTCCGACCATCTTCCTAACCATATTCCAGAGAAAACTTTTCCCAAATATATCGAGTGTTATATAAAATTCGTTCTCAGAGACATCTATTTTAAATATCGTTCTAATTGGGCTTCTGTCTTTTGTTCTATCTTTTTTTGATAAATTATGAAAAGAATGTGTTCCTGTCAAAATACTTGCCCCCCTCTTTATGGCTTCAACATCATACCCCATATTTGGAAGGATATATCTATAATGTCTATATCTCACTTCCGGAATTTTCTCTATCTCCCTATAACCTAAAACCCAAATCCCCTCATTCTTCAATTTTGCATTTATGTATGAAGGACTTGGTTCTTTTTTTAATTCTACTACAATGAAATTTCCGAGCGCAGAAACACCCTTGTCTGTCCTTCCCCCACAATAAATGATTTTTCTTCTTTCCAGCAGATCAATCTCGTCCAAAGTGTTTAAAACCTTATCACAAACAGTATTTCTATGTGGCTGTGTTTGAAAACTATACCTTCCATCGTAAGCAATTTTTAAAATATACACAAGACCTCACCTCCTTTTAAAAGATATTTTTGAGACATCATCAGATAACGAAAGTTGCATATATAGGGATAAGCAAATTATTTATATACCTCACTTAGCCATATTAATTTTTATTAATCAATTAAAAGGGGTTGTTATGAAAAAGTTATTAATATCCTTTATTGTGGTATTGTCAATAACCTCAATAGTCCTCGGGGAGATTTTTATATCTGAGAATAGCTCCTCCAACATCATAAAAGAAAATAAAAATAACTCAAAATATATTGAAAATAACTCAAAGCATGATGTTAAAAACCACAATGTTAAAAACAATAATGAAAAACCCATCATACTCGTGCATGACGTATCTCCAAAGTATTTTAAACAATTAAAAGAAGTAATTAACGTTATCAACAAATATCATTATGCAAATCATA
This region includes:
- the acs gene encoding acetate--CoA ligase alpha subunit, which produces MDLKYMFYPRSVAVIGATNREGKVGYAIMKNLENFNGRVYPVNPKYDEVLGLKCYKSVLDIEDEIDLAIIVVPNVVVPQVLEECGKKGVKSAVIISAGFSEVGNYELEEKIKEIAKRYNIRIIGPNCLGIMNTHINLNATFAKVFPPKGGVSIISQSGAVLNAILDIAPLLNIGFSKVVSIGNKVDVQESDLMEYFLNDEDTKMVVLYIEGLKDKRFLNVAKKLSKKKPIIALKSGRTDVGKKAAKSHTGSLAGEDEIYEAVFKESGIVRAYTFEELVDLIHIFSTQPTINSNEIGIITNAGGFGVLAADSCVDYGMKLANFEDSTVETLKNILPKTATISNPLDIIGDATPERYKKVVDVLSKDKNVKGLLVILTPQEMTKPLEVAKSIIEVKTTHEDLKLKPLITSFVGGVSVKGAKSYLRKNGIPSYITPENGIKALSYLYKYSLLKVKEEYDEYVQKVREEFSKIKKENEETIKKLLSNPNEYNVKSVLKIYGFPVPEGYLVKSEDEAELYCKKLGKCVMKIVSPQILHKTDAKGVIIKPENPREAFRTLIENAKRYAEEKGIKDLKIDGVLVEEYIEKEKMEIIIGSKRDKIFGSVVMVGLGGVFVEVLKDVSFGISPITRDFAYEMLKSLKSYKVLEGVRGRPRKDIEFVVDCLIKIGVFMDIHEEIKEMDLNPVFVFNDGEGGCIGDAKIILE
- a CDS encoding FAD-dependent oxidoreductase, giving the protein MRVVIIGSGAAGLTTASTIRKYNKDIEIVVITKEREIAYSPCAIPYVIEGTIKSFDDIVMHTPADYKKERNIDIITETAVVDVDSKNNKIKCIDKNGNEFGMDYDYLVLATGAEPFIPPIEGKDLKGVFKVRSIEDGRNILKYIEEEKCNKAVVVGAGAIGLEMAYGLKCRGLDVLVVEMAPQVLPRFLDPDMAERVQKYLEKEGIKIILSKPLEKIIGEEKVEAVCVGDQVYEADMVIMATGVRPNIELAKKAGCKIGKFAIEVNEKMQTSIPNIYAVGDCVEVVDFITGEKTLSPFGTTAVRQGKVAGKNIAGIDAKFYPVLNSAVSKIGELEIGGTGLTAFSANLKRIPIVIGRAKGLTRARYYPGGKEIEIKMIFSENGTVFGCQIVGGERVAERIDAMSIAIFKKVNAEEIANMEFCYAPPVSMVNEPLSLAAEDALKKLH
- the cbiM gene encoding cobalt transporter CbiM; its protein translation is MHIPDGYLGPITCAFFYLIMIPIWYKGIKELKKLDPRKLPLLGVLTAFAFLVMMFNLPVPDGTTAHMVGGTLIAILMDNPWVATIAISIVLVIQAIFFGDGGITCIGANCFNMGVVLPFVGYYVYKFLRDKVGEVIASGIGAYVGIVTAAICAGFEFGLQPFIEPGYCPYPFTVSVPAMAIAHLLTAGPAAAVVTAIVVWYVRKVRPDLFTSKEQQVSGVNA
- a CDS encoding PDGLE domain-containing protein, which codes for MNWQDPLVKKFLYVIIAMIILCPLGILLVWNYGDAWGEWDPQELAEKVGESKVSGMLHLADIWNHALLPDYDVPGWDDPFHASIGYIISAIVGVILCVGAYYALIKFVNPRATTG
- the cbiQ gene encoding cobalt ECF transporter T component CbiQ, yielding MDNKLFDKTIEHVIKYLNESIFFEKYTKSEGLLQSLESRVKIISLVIFIVGSVLSKHILTLLIFNAIALLLAYLSNIPMYQYLKRVYVFIPIFAGLIAIPVMFNIMTPGKDLIVLLNNPHISITYEGVKYAITFTLRVATCVSFAVLIPITTQWNKVTSAMHKLGIPEVVITITNLAYRYIFLLLNFILDMMYSRKSRAIKKLGMVESWKEAGKAIGALFIKTYQMGEETYYAMLSRGYTGEIKHIYMEKITSKDILFLASSIIITILLVLFDRGVV
- a CDS encoding energy-coupling factor ABC transporter ATP-binding protein, which produces MKEIYKVVDVSYKYPNGSTALENVNLNIYKNEIVAILGPNGAGKTTLLKIMNGLVFPSSGEIYFEGKKLTDEILRNKELMKEFRRKVGFVFQNPDVMLFNPTVWEEVAFSPLHLYSKEKAIEKTDETLKNMKIYHLKDRHPYNLSGGEKKKVSISCILSVEPDVILMDEPTSALDPKSRLEVMDLIRSFKDSGKTVVIVTHDLNLACLADRCYVLNKKVIFDGKVKDLFSLNLDELNLDVPDVSKLFLKLKEMGYDVDIPTTIDEAVDHLSKILPQKTKNK
- the bioD gene encoding dethiobiotin synthase yields the protein MIFITGTDTNVGKTYVSSILAKELSKKVKVGYLKPIETGGREDTLTLKKMLKNDDDLDLMNPINLKLPLSPNIAFDVENYQLTLDEIKRKILQSYNILKRKYEFLIVEGAGGVCVPIKDNFLMSDLIKLLNLDAVIVSRPNLGTINHTLLTIEHLRNKGINIRGVIINCMTDLNEVLHYEKTFETIEKFGNVEIIGIVKNNGDYDINFKKILK
- the truA gene encoding tRNA pseudouridine(38-40) synthase TruA; this encodes MYILKIAYDGRYSFQTQPHRNTVCDKVLNTLDEIDLLERRKIIYCGGRTDKGVSALGNFIVVELKKEPSPSYINAKLKNEGIWVLGYREIEKIPEVRYRHYRYILPNMGYDVEAIKRGASILTGTHSFHNLSKKDRTKDRSPIRTIFKIDVSENEFYITLDIFGKSFLWNMVRKMVGALDLVGRGERPVNWIEKLLREDHKEGVPTFPPDGLILVEANVDVDYIYEPYSMKKFKEYWTDLFKLKVMKMGIAKTMMNFDV